Within Amycolatopsis sp. cg5, the genomic segment AATAATTCCCGGCCGCACGCGGGCATTGAGGTACTACTCCTGAACGTCCGCAGCACCAGCTAGACAACAGTCTCCGTCCGACAGCCACGTTGGCCGGTGAATTAAGCAAAACAGTCCAGGAGGACATTCCAGTGGCGAAGGCGAAATTCGAGCGGACCAAGCCGCACGTCAACATCGGGACCATTGGTCACGTCGACCACGGTAAGACCACTCTGACCGCGGCGATCACCAAGGTTCTGCACGACAAGTACCCCGAGCTGAACACCGCTTCGGCGTTCGACCAGATCGACAACGCGCCGGAAGAGAAGCAGCGCGGCATCACGATCAACATCTCGCACGTCGAGTACCAGACCGAGAAGCGTCACTACGCCCACGTGGACGCCCCCGGTCACGCCGACTACATCAAGAACATGATCACCGGTGCCGCCCAGATGGACGGTGCGATCCTGGTCGTGGCCGCCACCGACGGCCCGATGCCGCAGACCCGTGAGCACGTGCTGCTCGCGAAGCAGGTCGGCGTGCCCTACATCGTCGTCGCGCTGAACAAGGCCGACATGGTCGACGACGACGAGATCCTGGAGCTCGTCGAGCTCGAGGTCCGCGAGCTGCTGTCCTCCCAGGACTTCCCTGGTGACGACGCTCCGGTCGTCAAGGTCTCGGGCCTCAAGGCTCTCGAGGGTGACGAGAAGTGGGGCCAGACGGTCCTCGAGCTGATGGAAGCCGTCGACGAGAACGTGCCGGACCCGGTGCGTGAGCTCGACAAGCCGTTCCTGATGCCGATCGAAGACGTGTTCACCATCACCGGTCGTGGCACCGTGGTGACCGGTCG encodes:
- the tuf gene encoding elongation factor Tu, which produces MAKAKFERTKPHVNIGTIGHVDHGKTTLTAAITKVLHDKYPELNTASAFDQIDNAPEEKQRGITINISHVEYQTEKRHYAHVDAPGHADYIKNMITGAAQMDGAILVVAATDGPMPQTREHVLLAKQVGVPYIVVALNKADMVDDDEILELVELEVRELLSSQDFPGDDAPVVKVSGLKALEGDEKWGQTVLELMEAVDENVPDPVRELDKPFLMPIEDVFTITGRGTVVTGRIERGRVNVNEEVEIVGIKEKSTKTTVTGVEMFRKLLDQGEAGDNVGLLVRGIKREDVERGQVVVKPGTTTPHTDFKAGVYILSKDEGGRHTPFFNNYRPQFYFRTTDVTGVVTLPEGTEMVMPGDNTDITVALIQPVAMDVNLRFAIREGGRTVGAGQVTEIIK